A region of Mycolicibacterium brumae DNA encodes the following proteins:
- a CDS encoding RDD family protein: MGSVVTGDAVVLDVQIAQLPVRAVAAVIDVMVVLMGLYLGTMLWGMTLFRMDTALSAAILTIYTVLVIVGYPVIFETASRGRTLGMMAMGLRVVSDDGSPERFRQALFRALASIVEIWALFGSPAVISSLLSEKGKRIGDIFAGTIVISERGPKLAPPPQMPPALAGWAAGLQLSGLSPEQAELARQFLSRAPGLEPAVRDEMAIRIGNEVAQRISPAPPPGVPPQYMLAAVLAERHRREVLRLQAAAARAQSAAPGYPPPSGGFAPSVPAWGAAAGPPSGWGSPSGWGAPPGSPSAGLPSAVRPPAGPPPAAGGFATPD, encoded by the coding sequence ATCGGGTCGGTCGTCACCGGCGACGCGGTGGTGCTGGATGTGCAGATCGCGCAGCTGCCGGTGCGCGCCGTCGCCGCGGTGATCGACGTCATGGTGGTGCTGATGGGGCTGTACCTGGGCACGATGCTGTGGGGGATGACGCTGTTCCGGATGGACACCGCGCTCAGCGCGGCGATCCTGACCATCTACACGGTGCTGGTGATCGTGGGCTACCCGGTGATCTTCGAGACCGCCAGTCGCGGCCGCACGCTGGGCATGATGGCGATGGGTCTGCGGGTGGTGTCCGACGACGGCAGCCCCGAGCGGTTCCGCCAGGCGCTGTTCCGGGCGCTGGCGTCGATCGTGGAGATCTGGGCGCTGTTCGGCAGTCCCGCGGTGATCAGCAGCCTGCTCTCGGAAAAGGGCAAGCGGATCGGCGATATCTTCGCCGGCACCATCGTGATCAGCGAACGCGGCCCGAAGCTGGCGCCGCCGCCGCAGATGCCGCCCGCGTTGGCCGGTTGGGCGGCCGGCCTGCAACTGTCCGGACTGTCTCCCGAGCAGGCCGAATTGGCGCGGCAGTTCCTGTCCCGCGCGCCCGGCCTGGAACCGGCGGTGCGCGACGAGATGGCCATCCGGATCGGGAATGAGGTGGCGCAGCGGATTTCACCCGCGCCGCCGCCGGGCGTGCCCCCGCAATACATGCTGGCCGCGGTGCTCGCCGAGCGGCATCGTCGGGAAGTGCTGCGGCTGCAGGCCGCCGCGGCCCGGGCGCAGTCGGCTGCGCCCGGTTACCCGCCGCCCTCCGGTGGTTTCGCGCCGTCGGTCCCGGCGTGGGGGGCTGCCGCCGGGCCGCCGTCGGGTTGGGGGTCGCCGTCTGGTTGGGGGGCGCCTCCGGGTTCGCCGTCCGCCGGGCTGCCGTCCGCTGTGAGGCCACCGGCTGGTCCGCCACCCGCGGCTGGCGGTTTCGCGACGCCCGACTGA
- a CDS encoding helix-turn-helix domain-containing protein has translation MLVQQKPQADRGRSVLATGTHVVEAVAAAQHGIGITDLAQRTGLPKSTAHRLAGQLTESGLLERVGGRYYVGAAVGRWGRSRRPARTLHRAAALPVRRYAHLSRALVGVVALVDGRPETVLDHAADPLPFTVDLAAADWRRTAFGKVMSDRAIARDECGLLPGVSCIAGELELPGCQWRAALCALYFQPALPATATTQLVDAMRAIERNWARGLG, from the coding sequence ATGCTCGTTCAGCAGAAACCGCAGGCCGATCGGGGCCGCAGCGTGCTGGCCACGGGCACCCATGTGGTGGAGGCGGTGGCCGCCGCGCAGCACGGGATCGGCATCACCGACCTGGCGCAACGCACCGGGCTGCCGAAGTCCACCGCGCATCGGCTGGCGGGACAGCTCACCGAATCGGGCCTGCTGGAGCGGGTCGGCGGCCGGTACTACGTCGGCGCCGCCGTCGGCCGGTGGGGCCGCAGTCGACGGCCCGCCCGGACGCTGCACCGCGCCGCCGCGCTGCCGGTCCGCCGCTACGCGCACCTCAGCCGCGCCCTGGTGGGGGTGGTCGCCCTGGTCGACGGCCGGCCGGAGACCGTGCTGGACCATGCGGCCGACCCGCTGCCGTTCACCGTCGACCTGGCCGCCGCCGATTGGCGACGCACCGCTTTCGGCAAGGTGATGTCCGACCGCGCGATCGCCCGGGACGAGTGCGGGCTGTTGCCCGGAGTCAGCTGCATCGCGGGCGAATTGGAACTTCCGGGATGCCAGTGGCGGGCGGCATTATGCGCGTTGTACTTCCAGCCGGCATTGCCGGCGACCGCGACAACCCAGTTGGTGGACGCCATGCGCGCCATCGAACGCAATTGGGCGCGAGGCCTGGGTTAA
- the aqpZ gene encoding aquaporin Z, which yields MEMSKKLLAEFFGTFWLVFGGCGSAIFAAKFIADADGNVIQVGIGFAGVALAFGLTVLTMVYAVGHISGGHFNPAVTVGAVLAGRTPAKDLPGYWGAQVVGGLLAGALLWLIASGRPGFEATGNMAANGFGEHSPGGYSMMAVLVAEVVLTFFFLLVILGSTDERAPKGFAGLSIGLTLTLIHLISIPISNTSVNPARSTGVAFFNGDGAPAQLWLFWIAPIIGAAIAGVAYPALFGKPADQPRREASAVGR from the coding sequence ATGGAGATGAGCAAGAAACTCCTGGCCGAATTCTTCGGCACATTCTGGTTGGTTTTCGGCGGCTGCGGCAGCGCCATTTTCGCGGCGAAGTTCATCGCCGACGCCGACGGCAACGTCATTCAGGTCGGAATCGGATTCGCCGGTGTCGCATTGGCTTTCGGCCTCACGGTGCTGACGATGGTGTACGCCGTCGGGCATATTTCCGGCGGGCATTTCAATCCGGCCGTCACCGTCGGCGCGGTGCTGGCCGGCCGGACTCCGGCCAAGGATCTGCCCGGCTACTGGGGCGCGCAGGTGGTGGGCGGCTTGCTGGCCGGCGCGCTGCTGTGGCTGATCGCCAGCGGCCGGCCGGGTTTCGAGGCCACCGGCAATATGGCCGCCAACGGATTCGGGGAGCACTCCCCCGGCGGCTACTCGATGATGGCGGTGCTGGTCGCCGAGGTGGTGCTCACCTTCTTCTTCCTGCTGGTGATCCTGGGCTCCACCGATGAGCGGGCCCCGAAGGGCTTCGCCGGGCTGTCCATCGGCCTGACGCTCACCCTGATCCACCTGATCTCCATCCCGATCTCGAACACCTCGGTGAACCCGGCGCGCTCGACCGGCGTCGCGTTCTTCAACGGCGACGGGGCGCCGGCGCAGCTGTGGCTGTTCTGGATCGCGCCGATCATCGGCGCCGCGATCGCCGGGGTGGCCTACCCGGCGCTGTTCGGCAAGCCCGCCGACCAGCCGCGCCGAGAGGCCAGCGCCGTCGGGCGCTGA
- a CDS encoding TetR/AcrR family transcriptional regulator, whose protein sequence is MTSLETGARGRTRRAILDAAMSVLSANPAAPLADIATAADVGRSTLHRYFPERTDLIRALALHVHEISQAAINAADPASGTPAQALRRVVESQLDIGPIVANIYMDPNVLADPALLSHLDTGDDAIIDALQRASTGKVPPGWARRAFWALLEAGFDAARHDGMPRHEIVDAIMTSLTEGLISPG, encoded by the coding sequence ATGACCAGTTTGGAGACCGGCGCCCGCGGGCGGACACGGCGGGCGATTCTCGACGCCGCCATGTCCGTGCTGTCGGCCAACCCGGCCGCTCCGCTGGCCGATATCGCCACCGCCGCCGACGTCGGGCGCAGCACCCTGCATCGCTACTTCCCGGAACGGACCGACCTGATCCGGGCGCTGGCGCTGCATGTGCACGAGATCAGCCAGGCGGCCATCAACGCCGCCGACCCGGCCAGCGGCACCCCGGCGCAGGCGCTGCGGCGCGTCGTCGAATCCCAGCTGGACATCGGGCCGATCGTCGCGAACATCTACATGGATCCGAACGTGCTGGCCGACCCCGCACTGCTGAGCCACCTGGACACCGGTGACGACGCGATCATCGACGCCCTGCAACGCGCATCCACCGGGAAGGTCCCGCCGGGATGGGCCCGCCGCGCGTTCTGGGCGCTGCTGGAGGCCGGCTTCGACGCCGCCCGCCACGACGGCATGCCCCGGCACGAGATCGTCGACGCCATCATGACCAGTTTGACGGAGGGGTTGATCTCGCCCGGCTAG
- a CDS encoding response regulator transcription factor, translated as MRAVLADDSALFREGAAMVLAGGGFDVVGTAADAEDLIALVDAESPDVVVTDIRMPPTHTIEGIEAGLRIRREHPGVGVVLLSAHIDTFHAMRLVDGSPSGVGYLLKDRVGDLRAFVADVRTVAAGGTVIDPEVVDGLMAQRRGGPDLTPREVDVLELMARGRSNAAIAAELVLSARTVEANINSIFGKLGLSADDGTNRRVAAVLRYLRDPHRS; from the coding sequence ATGCGGGCGGTGCTGGCCGACGACTCCGCGCTGTTCCGGGAGGGCGCCGCGATGGTGCTGGCCGGCGGCGGGTTCGACGTGGTGGGGACCGCCGCCGACGCCGAGGACCTGATCGCGCTGGTGGACGCCGAGTCGCCGGACGTGGTGGTCACCGACATCCGGATGCCCCCGACGCACACCATCGAGGGCATCGAGGCGGGCCTGCGGATCCGCCGCGAGCACCCCGGCGTCGGGGTCGTGCTGCTGTCCGCGCACATCGACACCTTCCACGCGATGCGCCTGGTCGACGGCTCGCCGTCCGGAGTGGGCTACCTGCTCAAGGACCGGGTCGGCGACCTGCGGGCCTTCGTCGCCGACGTCCGGACTGTGGCCGCCGGCGGCACCGTGATCGACCCGGAGGTGGTCGACGGCCTGATGGCTCAGCGCCGCGGCGGCCCGGACCTCACCCCGCGCGAGGTCGACGTGCTGGAGCTGATGGCCCGCGGCCGGTCCAACGCCGCGATCGCCGCCGAGCTCGTGCTCAGCGCGCGCACCGTGGAGGCGAACATCAACAGCATCTTCGGCAAGCTCGGGCTGTCCGCGGACGACGGCACCAACCGCCGGGTGGCGGCGGTGCTGCGCTATCTGCGGGACCCCCACCGGTCGTAG
- a CDS encoding stage II sporulation protein M gives MDVDAFVLAHRETWNRLDYLTKHRRSLTGAEIDELVDLYQRVSTHLSMVRSSSTDSALTGRLSALVAQARAAVTGAHAPLSKEFVRFWTVSFPVVAYRARYWWLATTVIFVLVSILIGMWVAGDPEVRASIGTPEMIDQLVNHDFESYYSEHAATAFALQVWTNNAWIAVQCIAYAILLGIPIPLVLWINAVNVGVMGGLMFGAGKGAFMMGLLLPHGLLELGAVFLAGAVGMRLGWSVIAPGDRPRGQVLAEQGRAVVAVAAGLVVMLFVSGLIEAFVTPSPLPTFLRVAIGVLALGLFLGYIGYFGRRADRAGDSGDLADAPDVVPTG, from the coding sequence GTGGACGTTGACGCATTTGTGCTCGCCCACCGGGAGACCTGGAACCGGCTGGATTACCTGACCAAGCACCGGCGCAGCCTCACCGGCGCCGAGATCGACGAGCTCGTCGACCTGTACCAACGCGTCTCCACCCACCTGTCGATGGTGCGGTCGTCGTCGACCGATTCGGCGCTGACCGGCCGGTTGTCGGCCCTGGTCGCGCAGGCCCGGGCCGCGGTTACCGGCGCGCACGCCCCGCTGTCCAAGGAGTTCGTCCGGTTCTGGACGGTGTCCTTCCCGGTGGTCGCCTACCGCGCCCGGTACTGGTGGCTGGCCACGACGGTCATCTTCGTGCTGGTGTCGATCCTCATCGGGATGTGGGTGGCCGGCGATCCCGAGGTGCGGGCCAGCATCGGCACCCCGGAGATGATCGACCAGCTGGTCAACCACGACTTCGAGAGCTACTACTCCGAGCACGCCGCGACCGCGTTCGCGCTGCAGGTCTGGACCAACAACGCCTGGATCGCGGTGCAGTGCATCGCGTACGCGATCCTGCTGGGGATCCCGATCCCGCTGGTGCTGTGGATCAACGCGGTGAACGTCGGGGTGATGGGCGGACTGATGTTCGGCGCCGGCAAGGGCGCGTTCATGATGGGCCTGCTGCTGCCGCACGGGTTGCTGGAGCTGGGCGCGGTGTTCCTGGCCGGGGCGGTCGGGATGCGGCTGGGGTGGTCGGTGATCGCCCCCGGCGACCGGCCGCGCGGGCAGGTGCTGGCCGAACAGGGCCGGGCGGTGGTGGCGGTGGCCGCCGGGCTGGTGGTGATGCTGTTCGTGTCGGGGCTGATCGAGGCGTTCGTGACGCCGTCACCGTTGCCGACCTTCCTGCGGGTGGCCATCGGTGTGCTGGCGCTGGGGTTGTTCCTCGGCTATATCGGGTATTTCGGCAGGCGCGCCGACCGCGCCGGGGATTCCGGCGACCTCGCCGACGCCCCGGACGTGGTGCCCACGGGTTAG
- the lfrA gene encoding efflux MFS transporter LfrA, with translation MSTHLDNMTTDKSPTPPRAWAALAVLMLPVLLIAIDNTVLAFALPLIAEDFRSSAATQLWIVDIYSLVLAALLVPMGSLGDRIGRRRMLMIGATGFAVMSALAAFAPTAGALVGARALLGFFGAMVMPPTLSLIRNIFMDADARRLAIAIWAACFTAGAALGPIVGGALLEHFHWGAVFLVAVPILLPLLALTPVLVPESRDPHPGPLDPISILLALSTMGPIVWSIKSFAHDGFSTAAVTAVAVGLVSGVLFVRRQNRSATPMLEMRLFRYAPFSSSVLANFLSVVGLIGFIFFMSQHLQLVLGLSPLTAGLVTLPGAVVSMVAGLGVVRLAQHFAPHRLIIAGLLFVAAGFALIVLFRHNLTAAAVIISLMTLELGVGMSQTISNDTIVASVPPTKAGAASAVSETAYELGAVIGTATLGTLVTSFYRNNVDLPRGLSPTQSAEAGESIGGAVAVAGELPGEMGERLLESARSAFDSGIAPTALIAVALVLTAVLVVARAFRGYDPQQLSPAEASRD, from the coding sequence ATGTCCACCCATCTCGACAACATGACAACCGACAAGTCGCCGACACCACCCAGGGCGTGGGCGGCCCTTGCCGTTCTGATGCTTCCGGTGCTGTTGATCGCCATCGACAACACCGTGCTGGCGTTCGCGCTGCCGCTGATCGCCGAGGACTTCCGGTCGTCGGCCGCCACCCAGCTGTGGATCGTCGACATCTACTCCCTGGTGCTGGCCGCGTTGCTGGTGCCGATGGGCAGCCTCGGCGACCGGATCGGCCGGCGGCGGATGCTGATGATCGGCGCCACCGGCTTCGCCGTGATGTCGGCGCTGGCCGCGTTCGCGCCGACCGCCGGCGCCCTCGTCGGCGCCCGGGCGCTGCTCGGGTTCTTCGGCGCCATGGTCATGCCCCCCACCCTGTCGCTGATCCGCAACATCTTCATGGACGCCGACGCCCGGCGGCTGGCGATCGCCATCTGGGCCGCCTGCTTCACCGCCGGCGCGGCGCTGGGCCCGATCGTCGGCGGCGCGCTGCTGGAGCACTTCCATTGGGGCGCGGTCTTCCTAGTCGCGGTCCCGATCCTGCTGCCGCTGCTGGCGCTGACCCCGGTGCTGGTGCCCGAATCCCGGGACCCGCATCCGGGCCCGCTGGATCCGATCAGCATCCTGCTGGCGCTCTCGACCATGGGCCCGATCGTCTGGTCCATCAAGTCCTTCGCGCACGACGGGTTCTCGACGGCCGCGGTGACCGCGGTCGCCGTCGGCCTGGTTTCCGGCGTGCTGTTCGTGCGGCGGCAGAACCGCAGCGCGACGCCCATGCTGGAGATGCGGCTGTTCCGCTACGCGCCGTTCAGCTCGTCGGTGCTGGCCAACTTCCTGTCGGTGGTGGGCCTGATCGGCTTCATCTTCTTCATGTCGCAGCACCTGCAGTTGGTGCTGGGGCTGTCCCCGCTGACGGCGGGCCTGGTCACGCTGCCGGGCGCGGTTGTGTCGATGGTGGCGGGCCTGGGCGTGGTGCGGCTGGCGCAGCACTTCGCCCCGCACCGGCTGATCATCGCCGGATTGCTGTTCGTGGCGGCGGGTTTCGCGCTCATCGTGCTGTTCCGGCACAACCTCACCGCCGCCGCGGTGATCATCTCGCTGATGACGCTGGAGTTGGGCGTGGGGATGTCGCAGACCATCTCCAACGACACCATCGTCGCGTCGGTGCCGCCGACCAAGGCGGGTGCGGCGTCGGCCGTCTCGGAGACGGCCTATGAGCTCGGCGCGGTGATCGGCACGGCCACCCTGGGCACGCTGGTGACCTCGTTCTATCGGAACAACGTGGACCTGCCGCGCGGGCTGTCGCCCACGCAGAGCGCCGAGGCCGGCGAGAGCATCGGCGGCGCGGTCGCAGTGGCCGGCGAACTGCCCGGCGAGATGGGCGAGCGGCTGCTGGAATCCGCCCGATCGGCCTTCGACTCCGGGATCGCCCCGACGGCGCTCATCGCGGTCGCGTTGGTGCTGACGGCTGTGCTGGTGGTGGCCCGGGCGTTCCGCGGCTACGACCCGCAGCAGCTCTCCCCGGCCGAGGCCAGCCGCGACTGA